One window of the Longimicrobium sp. genome contains the following:
- a CDS encoding nucleotidyltransferase family protein, translating to MDTTRITKEQVAARLREAAERIFALGARRIALFGSVARGEAGPDSDVDLLVQFDPGQKTFENFMELSFMLEELLERRVELVTTEALSPFIGPHILREAQDVLLAA from the coding sequence ATGGACACCACGCGGATTACCAAGGAGCAGGTCGCTGCGCGATTGCGTGAAGCGGCCGAGCGGATCTTCGCGCTCGGCGCACGGCGGATCGCGCTGTTCGGCTCCGTCGCTCGCGGCGAGGCTGGGCCCGACAGCGACGTCGACCTTCTTGTGCAGTTCGATCCCGGGCAGAAGACGTTCGAGAACTTCATGGAGCTCTCGTTCATGCTCGAGGAACTGCTGGAGCGCAGGGTGGAGCTCGTAACCACCGAGGCGCTCAGCCCCTTCATCGGGCCTCACATTTTGCGCGAGGCGCAGGATGTCCTTCTCGCCGCGTGA